A genomic stretch from Echeneis naucrates chromosome 6, fEcheNa1.1, whole genome shotgun sequence includes:
- the shisa7a gene encoding protein shisa-7: MTPTTNLQILTVSLLSLLTAPLITFVETSPTPHPQHLDPSGRPFTEEPQTAPIPSPGQANIRPAALQGRTKSPEKLPETSEGVLEMPPRPLPQVMFPKNVTSAEALAPPLGAAQVAPIRPRLIDVWTDVCRGYYDVMGHFDSAFNCSKDTFIFCCGTCSYRFCCPDRKRQLEQNSCKNYDSPDWAKPQTDPMIIPEELGNDPDFDPLKQQSHNTGFVIGGVVVFMVAVAVGIKVVFNKVQQEANQRDLNMPRALVDMLRHQSSPVQQDERNNSVALTVGDGQGTLGRAPKNLYAPGLPSKDNRLGNLQHNFIHSSGASPKHTATIERTPRMNNAQLAAGGTLLSSKHNNTKSQPSFHHSLHNLAQLPPSYESATKPELNRYSSLKRLEKGLDEYSSGYCTTKRRPHTAQPALQSSQHHLHWGGDYTLSGRGTLPRHAARPWIPPPPSGMPASPTPNPYPLDPPEPQYNPNYDTLSKPPRKVKSTDQLLNMGDVPGNTGTLSRLSKNQQHQYYKAMAASNKNSNTQTLTRKTQDRQDRQERQDRQDRQERQERQERLLMSPDHLEERMGVGGIGVVDPYAHTGGIVPTLPRQQKAQSQQNVCATPSLDRHHMIKMNSHPTSGREQERNTAMTGHMSGGMGWAGEMPGAGVVMGTGTLGGHSARRMAFAAKRQNTIEQLHFIPGGGGGGSGGSGGGSQGIRTGSKNEVTV, encoded by the exons ATGACGCCCACCACCAATCTCCAAATCCTCACTGtctccctgctctccctccttACTGCCCCACTTATCACTTTTGTCGAGAcctccccaaccccccaccctcagCACCTAGACCCTTCAGGAAGGCCATTCACAGAGGAGCCCCAAACCGCCCCCATCCCCTCACCAGGCCAGGCCAATATCAGGCCAGCTGCTCTCCAAGGCAGGACCAAAAGCCCGGAGAAACTTCCAGAGACCTCAGAGGGTGTTCTGGAGATGCCTCCAAGGCCCCTGCCCCAGGTGATGTTCCCCAAGAATGTGACTTCGGCAGAGGCCCTGGCTCCTCCCTTAGGTGCAGCCCAGGTAGCGCCCATTCGACCACGACTGATAGATGTATGGACGGATGTTTGTCGAGGGTATTATGACGTAATGGGACACTTTGACAGCGCCTTTAACTGCTCCAAGGATACCTTCATCTTCTGCTGTGGAACCTGCAGCTACCGCTTTTGCTGCCCAGACCGTAAACGGCAACTTGAACAGAACAGCTGTAAAAACTATGACTCTCCCGACTGGGCCAAGCCACAGACAGACCCCATGATAATACCAGAAGAATTAGGTAATGACCCAGACTTTGATCCACTGAAGCAGCAGAGCCACAACACTGGCTTTGTCATCGGTGGTGTGGTTGTGTTCATGGTGGCTGTCGCTGTGGGCATCAAGGTGGTCTTCAACAAAGTCCAACAAGAAGCCAACCAAAGGGACCTGAATATGCCTAG AGCTCTGGTTGACATGTTGCGGCACCAGTCAAGCCCAGTCCAGCAGGATGAGAGAAACAACAGCGTGGCTCTGACTGTCGGGGATGGACAGGGGACACTGGGGAGAGCTCCAAAAAATCTTTACGCTCCAGGACTGCCCAGCAAGGACAACAGAT TGGGCAATTTGCAGCACAATTTCATCCACTCATCAGGCGCCAGCCCCAAACATACTGCAACTATCG AACGCACCCCTCGAATGAACAATGCACAGCTGGCAGCTGGAGGCACCCTGCTCTccagtaaacacaacaacaccaaaTCCCAGCCTTCATTCCACCACTCCCTGCACAACCTGGCTCAGCTGCCCCCCTCTTATGAGAGCGCCACCAAGCCCGAGCTCAACAGATACTCCTCACTCAAACGCCTCG AGAAAGGTCTTGATGAGTACTCCTCTGGTTACTGCACCACCAAGCGCCGTCCTCACACAGCCCAGCCGGCCCTCCAGTCCTCTCAGCACCACCTCCACTGGGGTGGTGACTACACCCTCAGCGGGAGAGGAACCCTCCCCAGGCACGCAGCTCGTCCATGGATCCCACCGCCACCTTCTGGCATGCCTGCCTCACCCACCCCCAATCCTTACCCTCTGGATCCCCCAGAACCCCAGTACAACCCCAACTACGACACTCTCTCTAAGCCCCCAAGAAAAGTCAAATCCACCGACCAGCTGCTCAACATGGGTGATGTCCCTGGCAACACGGGGACTTTGTCCAGGCTATCCAAGAACCAGCAACACCAGTACTACAAAGCCATGGCTGCCTCCAATAAGAACTCCAACACACAAACCCTCACCCGCAAGACACAGGACAGGCAGGACAGGCAGGAAAGGCAGGACAGGCAGGACAGgcaggagagacaggagagacaaGAACGGCTGCTCATGTCACCAGACCATTtggaggagaggatgggggTAGGAGGGATAGGTGTCGTTGATCCGTATGCCCACACTGGAGGGATTGTACCCACGCTACCTCGCCAGCAGAAGGCCCAATCCCAGCAGAACGTCTGCGCCACACCTTCTCTTGACCGACACCACATGATCAAGATGAACTCTCACCCAACGTCTGGACGGGAGCAGGAGAGGAACACTGCCATGACGGGGCACATGAGTGGGGGCATGGGCTGGGCTGGGGAGATGCCAGGGGCAGGGGTAGTCATGGGAACGGGAACACTAGGGGGCCACAGTGCAAGGAGGATGGCGTTTGCAGCCAAAAGGCAGAACACCATTGAGCAGCTACATTTCATACCAggcggaggaggtggagggtcaggaggaagtggagggggCAGTCAGGGAATCAGGACAGGAAGTAAAAATGAGGTGACAGTGTGA